In Arthrobacter ramosus, one DNA window encodes the following:
- a CDS encoding dodecin, translating into MADHTYSVSEIVGTSSEGVDAAIRNGISAASQTLRNLDWFEVKEIRGHLSEGAVADWQVTIKLGFRLER; encoded by the coding sequence ATGGCTGACCACACATATAGCGTTTCCGAAATTGTTGGAACCTCGTCCGAGGGCGTCGACGCCGCGATCAGGAACGGGATTTCGGCCGCGAGCCAGACTCTTCGGAACCTCGACTGGTTCGAAGTCAAGGAAATCCGCGGCCACCTCAGCGAGGGCGCCGTTGCCGACTGGCAGGTAACCATCAAGCTCGGATTCCGTCTGGAGCGTTAA
- a CDS encoding lactonase family protein, which yields MAENIDGTLIWAGAYTADSDGNGTGIGAVAAREDGSIAWLGTAVEAPSPSFLAVHPTLPVVYAVAEAAQTVRAYRRTGLFGLEPLGEAWPAGAAACHVAVDPSARFIVVNCWGDGNVLLYGLDDDGGITSRFAAPPAKDPHAGVDGGIDIATGGPRVSRAHASLMLEDGRIMTTDLGFDLVRVWNYFPDTGLLPDHQVALPMGSGPRHLVQHPSVDAVFVLTEYSIEVVVLLPGADGRFVLHRLGPATAGGAADGDTAAEIALSPDNRFVYTGIRGSNRISVLAVEGSGTRLRPVADVPSGGDRPRHHLVRDGWLHVAHERSNQVTTFALDPSTGIPGDVLNQLNLGSPTALVVAP from the coding sequence ATGGCAGAGAACATCGACGGAACGCTCATCTGGGCAGGCGCGTACACCGCGGACAGCGACGGGAACGGAACAGGCATTGGCGCAGTTGCGGCACGTGAAGATGGCAGCATTGCTTGGCTGGGCACCGCCGTCGAAGCACCGTCGCCGTCGTTCCTTGCCGTTCACCCCACGCTGCCAGTGGTGTATGCGGTAGCTGAGGCCGCCCAGACGGTCCGGGCATACCGACGGACCGGGCTGTTCGGCCTTGAACCCCTGGGCGAGGCCTGGCCGGCTGGAGCTGCGGCCTGCCACGTCGCCGTCGACCCTTCCGCCCGTTTCATCGTGGTCAACTGTTGGGGCGACGGCAACGTATTGCTGTACGGGCTCGACGACGACGGCGGCATCACCTCGCGCTTTGCCGCGCCGCCGGCGAAGGATCCACACGCGGGCGTCGACGGCGGAATCGACATCGCCACGGGCGGCCCCCGGGTGAGCCGCGCCCACGCAAGCCTCATGCTCGAGGACGGCCGGATCATGACCACCGACCTCGGCTTCGACCTCGTACGGGTGTGGAACTATTTCCCCGACACCGGCCTGCTTCCTGACCACCAAGTCGCACTCCCCATGGGCAGCGGCCCCCGGCACTTGGTCCAGCACCCCTCCGTCGACGCCGTCTTCGTCCTGACCGAATATTCCATCGAAGTGGTGGTGCTCCTGCCCGGAGCGGACGGCCGCTTTGTGCTCCACCGGCTCGGTCCCGCGACGGCCGGTGGGGCCGCCGACGGCGACACAGCCGCCGAAATCGCACTGTCGCCGGACAATCGCTTCGTCTATACGGGCATCCGCGGCTCCAACCGGATCTCGGTACTGGCCGTCGAAGGCAGCGGAACCCGCCTCCGACCCGTGGCTGACGTGCCCAGCGGAGGAGACAGGCCCCGCCACCACCTGGTCCGCGACGGCTGGCTCCACGTGGCGCACGAGCGTTCCAACCAAGTCACTACGTTCGCATTGGACCCTTCCACCGGCATCCCGGGCGATGTCCTCAACCAGCTGAACTTGGGTTCCCCCACCGCTTTGGTCGTAGCTCCCTGA
- the malQ gene encoding 4-alpha-glucanotransferase, which yields MTNTPIQQDTDPTAMPPAPNIAIDEDLLHRLADAHGVGTSFHGWDGLQHDVSPTTLIQVLGALGVAAHSDEQIEAALADAEVAPWRRMLPPAVVVQEGTTTAVHVHVRDGSPARLTISLEDGTELEAIQQEDWASPRDVDGVPTGRATFEVPAGLPLGWHSLTAESDGVTATAALAVVPAKLQTAAQLEERRGWGLATQLYSVRSKRSWGIGDFADLADLASLAGARGADYVLVNPLHAADPVPPVQASPYSPSTRRFFNPLYIRVESIPELAYVKPRKRATVDRLLDDVHALNKDAERLDRDQIFAAKLAALELLHTVKLSPARQRAFEEFCRESGPGLDDFALWCAIREDRSPDDPFWQDPAATLGSPKVESMRRALADRIGFHRWLQWICDEQLESAQAAAKRSGMRLGVVHDLAVGADLSSADAWTLRSSFAPGVSVGAPPDMYNQLGQNWNQPPWHPIRLAEAGYAPLRAMLSTVLRHAGGIRVDHILGLFRLWWVPAGNSARDGAYVRYDHEALIGILALEAHRAGAVVIGEDLGVFEPWVRDYLAARGILGTSILWFEYDGDSPLPPERYRTQALASVNTHDLPPTAGYLAGDHVELRSQLGLLERSVAEERAEHEASLDKMMGLLRERGLLPAGFDGSGQELSEEQVIEALHRFLALAPSVLLGVALVDAVGERRVQNQPGTTSEVYPNWQVPLADERGRAVLIDDLDTNPRFNSLLAAVDEAVRG from the coding sequence ATGACCAACACTCCCATCCAGCAGGACACCGACCCCACGGCGATGCCACCCGCCCCGAACATCGCCATTGACGAGGACCTGCTTCACCGGCTCGCAGACGCTCATGGCGTCGGGACGTCGTTCCACGGCTGGGATGGGCTGCAACACGATGTTTCACCCACCACGCTGATCCAGGTACTCGGTGCCCTGGGAGTCGCCGCCCATTCCGACGAGCAGATCGAGGCTGCCCTCGCGGACGCGGAAGTGGCGCCGTGGCGACGGATGCTGCCGCCCGCCGTCGTCGTCCAGGAGGGAACGACGACGGCTGTTCACGTCCATGTCCGCGACGGTTCGCCGGCCCGTCTGACGATCTCACTCGAGGACGGAACGGAACTCGAAGCCATTCAACAGGAGGACTGGGCGTCGCCGCGCGACGTGGATGGAGTGCCCACAGGCCGTGCCACCTTTGAGGTGCCGGCCGGGTTGCCGCTCGGCTGGCACTCGCTGACGGCCGAGTCCGACGGCGTGACGGCCACCGCCGCGCTGGCCGTGGTTCCAGCCAAGTTGCAGACGGCAGCGCAGCTCGAGGAACGGCGCGGCTGGGGACTCGCAACGCAGCTGTATTCGGTGCGCTCGAAGCGCTCATGGGGTATTGGGGATTTCGCGGACTTGGCCGATTTGGCGTCGTTGGCCGGCGCACGCGGTGCCGACTATGTCCTGGTGAACCCCCTGCATGCCGCGGATCCGGTGCCTCCGGTTCAGGCGTCGCCGTATTCTCCGTCAACCAGGCGATTCTTCAACCCCCTTTACATTCGGGTCGAATCCATTCCCGAATTGGCATATGTGAAGCCCCGGAAGCGCGCCACGGTGGACCGGCTGTTGGATGACGTCCACGCGCTCAACAAGGACGCGGAACGGCTGGACCGGGACCAGATCTTCGCCGCCAAGCTCGCTGCCCTGGAACTCCTTCACACGGTCAAGCTTTCTCCGGCCCGGCAGCGCGCCTTCGAGGAATTCTGCCGTGAGTCAGGTCCGGGCTTGGACGATTTCGCCCTTTGGTGCGCCATCCGCGAGGACCGGTCGCCGGACGACCCCTTCTGGCAGGACCCCGCGGCCACCCTCGGTTCGCCCAAGGTTGAGTCGATGCGCCGGGCTTTGGCCGACCGGATTGGTTTCCACCGTTGGCTTCAGTGGATCTGCGATGAGCAGCTCGAGTCAGCCCAGGCCGCCGCGAAGCGTTCCGGCATGCGGCTAGGAGTGGTGCACGATCTCGCCGTCGGGGCGGACCTCAGCAGCGCCGACGCCTGGACCCTGCGCAGCAGCTTCGCGCCGGGTGTCAGCGTGGGCGCACCACCGGACATGTACAACCAGCTCGGCCAGAACTGGAACCAGCCGCCGTGGCACCCGATCCGTTTGGCCGAGGCGGGCTACGCCCCGTTACGCGCGATGCTCTCCACCGTCCTTCGCCACGCCGGCGGAATCCGCGTGGACCACATTTTGGGGCTGTTCCGGTTGTGGTGGGTGCCCGCTGGCAACTCCGCCCGCGACGGCGCCTATGTCCGCTACGACCACGAGGCCCTCATCGGCATCCTCGCTTTGGAAGCGCACCGCGCGGGTGCCGTGGTCATCGGCGAAGACCTGGGCGTCTTCGAGCCTTGGGTGCGGGACTACCTTGCGGCCCGTGGCATCCTGGGCACGTCGATCCTCTGGTTTGAGTACGACGGCGACTCGCCCCTGCCGCCCGAACGTTACCGAACGCAGGCCCTCGCCAGCGTCAACACCCACGACCTCCCGCCGACCGCCGGGTACCTCGCAGGCGATCATGTGGAACTCCGGAGCCAACTGGGCTTGCTTGAACGAAGCGTGGCCGAGGAACGGGCCGAGCACGAGGCGAGCCTGGACAAGATGATGGGGTTGCTGCGGGAACGGGGCCTGCTGCCGGCCGGATTCGACGGCAGCGGCCAGGAGCTTAGCGAGGAGCAGGTCATTGAGGCGCTGCATCGGTTTCTCGCCCTTGCGCCGTCGGTCTTGCTTGGCGTTGCGCTGGTGGATGCCGTGGGGGAGCGGAGGGTGCAGAACCAGCCCGGTACGACGTCGGAGGTCTACCCGAACTGGCAAGTCCCGCTAGCCGACGAACGCGGACGCGCAGTCCTCATCGATGACCTCGATACCAACCCTCGATTCAACTCCCTGCTGGCGGCTGTGGACGAGGCTGTACGGGGTTAG
- a CDS encoding SDR family oxidoreductase, protein MTSAPLRLLFIGGTGTISAAAAERAVALGHRLTVLNRGLSSERPVPPGTELLQADIRNAAEVAEVLNGREFDVVADFISFTPEHVAAAVELFRGRTGQYVFISSASAYQKPPAHLPILESTPLRNPFWKYSQDKIACEDLLVRAYRDEGFPVTIVRPSHTYDRTRIALLGGWTDIHRMREGLPVIVHGDGTSLWTLTHTDDFAVAFVGLLGRPQALGESYTITSDEALPWDQVYRLFATAAGVPEPELVHIASETIAAHSPELGPALLGDRSHSVVFDNTKIKTLVPWYRAEIPFAAGAREIVRWHDEHPGIKHVDQDFMKLSEQLVQWARRPI, encoded by the coding sequence GTGACTTCTGCACCGTTGCGCCTGCTGTTCATCGGCGGGACCGGGACCATCAGCGCGGCGGCGGCGGAGCGCGCCGTCGCGCTGGGTCACCGGCTCACCGTGCTCAATCGGGGACTGAGCTCGGAAAGGCCGGTCCCTCCGGGCACGGAATTGTTGCAGGCAGATATCCGCAACGCCGCCGAGGTGGCGGAGGTGCTGAACGGCCGCGAGTTCGACGTCGTCGCGGACTTCATCTCTTTCACGCCGGAGCATGTGGCCGCCGCGGTGGAGCTGTTCCGCGGCCGGACCGGCCAGTACGTGTTCATCAGTTCGGCTTCGGCCTACCAGAAGCCGCCCGCACACTTGCCGATCCTTGAGTCGACCCCCTTAAGAAATCCTTTTTGGAAGTACTCCCAGGACAAGATCGCGTGCGAAGACCTTCTCGTGCGGGCTTACCGCGACGAGGGTTTCCCCGTCACTATCGTTCGGCCTTCGCACACCTATGACCGCACGCGGATCGCCCTTCTGGGTGGCTGGACGGACATCCATCGGATGCGGGAAGGCCTGCCTGTGATAGTCCACGGGGACGGTACCTCGCTGTGGACCCTCACCCATACGGACGATTTTGCGGTGGCCTTCGTCGGCCTCCTCGGCCGGCCGCAGGCTTTGGGTGAAAGCTACACCATCACCTCGGACGAAGCGCTCCCGTGGGACCAGGTTTACCGGCTCTTCGCCACGGCGGCAGGGGTGCCGGAACCCGAACTGGTGCACATCGCCTCGGAGACCATTGCCGCGCACTCCCCGGAGCTTGGTCCCGCGCTTCTCGGGGACAGGTCCCACTCCGTGGTCTTCGACAACACCAAGATCAAGACGCTGGTGCCGTGGTATCGGGCAGAAATTCCGTTCGCGGCAGGCGCACGTGAGATCGTCCGGTGGCATGATGAACATCCAGGCATCAAGCACGTGGACCAGGACTTCATGAAACTCAGCGAGCAACTGGTCCAATGGGCACGAAGGCCGATCTAG
- a CDS encoding PHP domain-containing protein yields the protein MEAVDALNETAFWLERELADGFKVQAFRRAAGIIAGLSQEELIARVRDGRLKRTKGIGNRTFEVINQALSGAVPDYLENLRRRGAEPLVNGGHTLHAKLRGDLHSHSNWSDGGSPIEVMVTAANILGREYLALTDHSPNLTIANGLSPERLMEQLMVVDGINNGQSSFRLLTGIEVDILEDGGLDQSAELLSQLDVVVASVHSKLRSDKRSMTRRMLGAIENPHTNVLGHCTGRLVKGSRGTRPPSEFDAEKVFASCAEHSVAVEINSRPERQDPPDELIRMALDAGCLFSIDSDAHAPGQLDFLQYGAERAEANGVPADQIITTWPLDRLLEWLQPRQ from the coding sequence ATGGAGGCCGTAGACGCGCTCAACGAAACCGCCTTCTGGCTGGAACGGGAACTCGCGGACGGCTTCAAGGTCCAGGCGTTCCGACGGGCTGCGGGCATCATCGCCGGCCTGAGCCAAGAGGAACTGATTGCCCGGGTCAGGGATGGCCGGCTCAAGCGAACCAAGGGAATCGGCAACCGGACCTTCGAAGTGATCAACCAGGCCCTGAGCGGTGCTGTTCCGGACTACCTTGAGAACCTCCGCCGTCGTGGCGCCGAACCCTTGGTCAACGGTGGACACACGCTTCACGCCAAGCTCCGGGGCGATCTGCACAGCCACAGCAACTGGTCGGACGGCGGCTCACCGATCGAGGTCATGGTCACCGCTGCGAATATTCTCGGACGGGAATATCTCGCGCTTACCGATCACTCCCCCAACCTCACCATCGCCAACGGACTCAGCCCCGAGCGCTTGATGGAGCAACTCATGGTTGTGGATGGAATCAACAACGGGCAGTCCAGCTTTCGATTATTAACCGGAATCGAAGTGGACATCCTGGAGGACGGAGGGCTGGACCAGTCCGCGGAGCTGCTGAGCCAACTCGACGTTGTGGTTGCCAGTGTCCACTCGAAGCTCCGATCCGACAAACGGTCCATGACCCGGCGTATGCTCGGCGCAATCGAAAACCCGCACACGAACGTCCTCGGTCATTGCACCGGCCGACTGGTCAAGGGATCTCGCGGAACACGGCCCCCATCGGAGTTCGACGCCGAAAAGGTATTCGCGTCGTGCGCGGAACATTCCGTCGCCGTCGAGATCAATTCGAGGCCGGAACGCCAGGACCCGCCTGACGAATTGATTCGGATGGCCCTCGACGCCGGCTGCCTCTTCAGCATCGACAGTGACGCCCATGCCCCCGGCCAGCTCGACTTCCTGCAATACGGAGCGGAGCGGGCAGAAGCGAACGGTGTACCCGCCGACCAGATCATCACGACGTGGCCATTGGATCGCCTACTGGAGTGGCTCCAGCCCAGGCAATAG
- a CDS encoding aldo/keto reductase codes for MQYTHLGRSGLSVSRLCLGTMNFGPQTEESVAHSIMDSALDAGINFFDTANVYGGHDNRGWTEEILGRWFAKGGERRERVVLATKLYGSMTDRPNESKLSALNIRRALDASLKRLQTDYIDVYQFHHVDRNTPWDEIWQAIEVAVQQGKVLYSGSSNFAGWHIAQAQEVAARRNYNGLVSEQSIYNLLTRNVELEVIPAAQQYGLGLIPWSPLHGGLLGGVLKKERDGVRRLEGRAAETLKKHEDQIRQYEDLADDLGHEPGDVALAWLLHQPAVTAPIVGPRTQEQLDAAIRALDVTLDADALKRLDDIFPGHRTAPEDYAW; via the coding sequence ATGCAGTACACCCACTTGGGCCGCTCAGGCCTCAGCGTCTCGCGCTTGTGCCTCGGAACCATGAACTTCGGCCCGCAGACGGAGGAATCCGTAGCGCACTCCATCATGGATTCCGCACTAGATGCCGGCATCAACTTCTTCGACACCGCCAACGTGTACGGCGGCCATGACAACCGGGGATGGACCGAGGAAATCCTGGGCCGCTGGTTCGCCAAGGGCGGCGAGCGCCGCGAACGCGTGGTGCTGGCGACCAAGCTCTACGGATCCATGACGGACCGCCCCAACGAGTCCAAGCTCTCCGCCCTCAACATCCGGCGCGCCTTGGACGCCAGCCTCAAGCGGCTGCAGACCGACTACATCGACGTCTACCAGTTCCATCACGTGGACCGGAACACGCCGTGGGATGAGATCTGGCAGGCCATCGAGGTTGCCGTCCAGCAGGGCAAGGTCCTGTATTCCGGAAGCAGCAACTTCGCGGGCTGGCACATCGCCCAGGCCCAGGAGGTGGCCGCGCGACGCAATTACAACGGACTCGTGAGCGAGCAGTCCATCTACAACCTGCTCACCCGCAACGTCGAACTGGAAGTCATCCCGGCGGCCCAGCAGTACGGCCTCGGGCTGATCCCGTGGTCGCCGCTTCACGGCGGCCTTCTGGGCGGGGTGCTCAAGAAGGAGCGCGACGGCGTCCGTCGCCTTGAGGGCCGCGCGGCCGAGACCCTGAAGAAGCACGAAGACCAGATCCGCCAGTACGAGGACCTCGCCGACGACCTTGGCCACGAGCCCGGCGACGTGGCCTTGGCCTGGTTGCTGCACCAGCCGGCCGTGACCGCACCGATCGTGGGTCCGCGCACGCAGGAGCAGTTGGACGCTGCCATCAGGGCTTTGGATGTCACCCTCGACGCCGATGCACTCAAGCGGCTCGACGACATCTTCCCGGGCCACCGGACCGCACCGGAAGACTATGCGTGGTGA
- a CDS encoding FadR/GntR family transcriptional regulator yields MARKSLVGIVADELLDRIIAGEFLPGTVVPGELELSAKHEVSRMTVREAMKTLEAQRILSVERGRGTFVNPLNRWASLEAVLRAASEGKNDAAAAVQLIELRRMLETGACELAASRISPEEIDQLQVHVSAMQKAHDSNDLSAFVEADLGFHDVILRASGNVFVAVLFEPLHRVLETRRTQTSQIPDIQRHAIGHHRAILKALEASDAPRAREAMDAHMQQTLDDLRTYVLDA; encoded by the coding sequence ATGGCACGTAAGTCGCTGGTCGGCATTGTCGCTGACGAGCTGCTGGACCGCATCATCGCGGGTGAATTTCTGCCGGGAACAGTGGTTCCCGGCGAACTCGAGTTGAGCGCCAAGCATGAAGTCAGCCGCATGACTGTCCGGGAGGCCATGAAGACCCTCGAGGCCCAGCGAATCCTCAGCGTGGAGCGCGGCCGGGGAACGTTCGTCAACCCCTTGAACCGATGGGCGTCCCTTGAAGCTGTATTGCGTGCGGCTTCGGAGGGAAAGAACGACGCCGCAGCGGCCGTCCAGCTCATCGAGCTGCGCCGCATGCTCGAGACGGGGGCCTGCGAACTCGCCGCTTCACGGATTTCCCCCGAGGAAATCGACCAGCTGCAGGTTCATGTTTCCGCCATGCAGAAGGCCCACGATTCCAACGACCTGAGCGCATTCGTCGAAGCGGACCTCGGCTTCCACGATGTCATCCTGCGCGCCTCCGGCAACGTCTTCGTGGCCGTGCTCTTCGAACCACTGCACCGCGTCCTGGAAACCCGGCGCACTCAGACCTCGCAAATCCCCGATATCCAGCGGCACGCGATCGGACATCACCGGGCCATCCTGAAGGCACTCGAAGCCAGCGACGCCCCCCGCGCCCGCGAGGCCATGGACGCGCACATGCAGCAGACCCTCGACGATCTCAGGACGTACGTCCTGGACGCCTAG
- a CDS encoding aldo/keto reductase, giving the protein MSNAQNSTVPGLVLNNSVTIPQLGFGVFQVPPAETQKAVEDALEAGYRHIDTAAAYRNESGVGAAIKASGIAREELFITTKLRNGEQGRAAAAFNHSRRELGLDVIDLYLIHWPVPSQGLFVDAWKALEKIHADGGARAIGVSNFLPAHLDTLLASADVVPAVNQIELHPTFQQRELAAKSRSHGIAVEAYSPLGQGADLGSATVTELAETHDATPAQIVLAWHLGTGNLVIPKSVHPERIRQNLAAASLQLTPDELAAISALDAGARLGADPAVASFSQM; this is encoded by the coding sequence ATGTCCAACGCTCAGAATTCAACCGTTCCCGGGCTCGTCCTGAACAACTCGGTCACCATCCCCCAGCTCGGCTTCGGCGTCTTCCAGGTCCCACCTGCCGAGACCCAGAAAGCCGTGGAAGACGCGCTTGAAGCCGGGTACCGGCACATCGACACCGCCGCGGCGTACCGGAACGAATCCGGTGTCGGTGCGGCAATCAAGGCTTCCGGAATCGCCCGGGAGGAACTCTTCATCACCACCAAACTCCGCAACGGCGAACAAGGCCGGGCCGCGGCGGCATTCAACCACAGCCGCCGCGAACTCGGCCTCGACGTCATCGATCTCTACCTGATCCACTGGCCCGTGCCATCGCAGGGCCTGTTCGTCGACGCGTGGAAGGCACTGGAAAAGATCCATGCCGACGGCGGCGCCCGGGCAATCGGGGTCTCCAACTTCCTGCCGGCCCACCTCGACACGCTCCTGGCGTCGGCCGACGTCGTTCCCGCCGTGAACCAGATCGAACTGCACCCGACCTTCCAACAGCGGGAACTGGCAGCGAAGAGCCGCTCGCACGGGATCGCCGTCGAGGCCTACAGCCCGCTGGGGCAGGGAGCGGACCTGGGGTCGGCAACGGTCACCGAACTTGCCGAAACGCACGATGCCACTCCCGCCCAGATCGTGCTGGCCTGGCACCTCGGAACCGGCAACCTCGTCATCCCCAAGTCCGTCCACCCGGAGCGGATCCGCCAGAACCTCGCGGCGGCGTCGTTGCAGCTCACCCCGGACGAACTGGCAGCCATCAGCGCGCTCGACGCCGGTGCCCGCCTCGGCGCCGACCCCGCCGTCGCGTCCTTCAGCCAGATGTAG
- a CDS encoding aldo/keto reductase, with the protein MALAPTVRLNDGNAIPQIGLGTWPLDDAQVATAVVSAVELGYRHVDTAYRYGNEAGVGQGVRDCGVPREELFITTKLDGTHQGRDRAVDGLEGSLKRLGLDYVDLLLIHWPLPQRNEFVSTWETFERLQAEGKVRSIGVSNFKPTHLERLLEETSVVPAVNQIQISPSITRIDQRAFNGSHGIATESYSPLGAGRDLLNAPVLAAIAKKHGKTPGQVVLRWHVQEGLVAIPKSANPLRMKENLDVFDFALDHDDLSAIATLDAGADAGVDSDVQGH; encoded by the coding sequence ATGGCACTTGCTCCGACCGTCAGGCTCAATGACGGTAATGCCATTCCGCAGATCGGCCTCGGAACCTGGCCGCTCGACGACGCCCAGGTCGCCACGGCGGTGGTGTCCGCCGTCGAGCTTGGCTACCGGCACGTCGACACGGCGTACCGCTACGGTAACGAGGCCGGCGTCGGGCAAGGCGTGCGGGACTGCGGCGTCCCGCGCGAGGAACTGTTCATCACCACCAAACTGGACGGCACCCACCAGGGCCGTGATCGCGCCGTCGACGGCCTTGAGGGCTCCCTCAAGCGCCTCGGGCTGGATTACGTGGACCTCTTGTTGATCCATTGGCCGCTCCCCCAACGGAATGAATTCGTGTCCACTTGGGAGACTTTCGAGCGACTCCAGGCTGAGGGGAAGGTGCGCTCGATCGGCGTGTCCAACTTCAAGCCCACGCACCTCGAACGGCTTCTGGAGGAAACCTCAGTGGTGCCGGCCGTCAACCAAATCCAGATCTCGCCGTCCATCACCCGGATCGATCAGCGTGCCTTCAACGGCAGCCATGGCATCGCCACGGAATCGTATAGTCCGTTGGGGGCCGGTCGCGATCTCCTGAATGCCCCGGTCTTGGCGGCCATCGCGAAAAAACACGGAAAGACGCCAGGTCAGGTCGTGCTGCGCTGGCACGTGCAGGAGGGGCTCGTGGCCATCCCAAAGTCGGCCAATCCGCTGCGCATGAAGGAAAACCTGGACGTCTTCGACTTCGCTTTGGACCACGACGACCTGTCCGCGATCGCCACCTTGGACGCGGGTGCCGATGCCGGTGTCGACTCGGACGTACAAGGCCACTGA
- a CDS encoding helix-turn-helix transcriptional regulator gives MGQSAEFGKFLKAMRARMSPEDAGLPDGSGARRVPGLRREEIARLADVSTDYYTRLEQGRHIHPSRAVLESVSRALRLDSSEHTHMMDLLGHCASSAKAPTPTPRVRPAMRQLLDAVGDVPALLLGRRSDVLGANRMAVLLFADFPSMPPAERNLTRWLILDPQARELFRDWKTVAAEAAGSLRADTGRHPDDPQANQLVGELAVNSEHFRQWWAGHRVAARSAGTVRLHHPAVGDVELNFENLALPEDPDQVLRVYSAKAGSPSDDALKLLGSFGAGTAFGAGTATTSPELSERHAMGES, from the coding sequence ATGGGTCAAAGCGCCGAGTTCGGAAAATTCCTCAAAGCCATGCGTGCCCGGATGTCGCCGGAGGATGCAGGGTTGCCAGACGGGTCCGGCGCGCGCCGTGTGCCAGGGCTGCGCAGGGAAGAGATTGCCCGCTTGGCCGATGTCAGCACGGACTACTACACGCGCCTCGAACAGGGCCGCCATATCCATCCGTCCCGGGCGGTCCTTGAATCGGTGTCGCGGGCGCTTCGCCTGGACTCAAGCGAGCACACCCACATGATGGACCTCCTAGGGCACTGCGCGTCGAGCGCCAAAGCCCCGACTCCCACGCCACGAGTGCGGCCGGCCATGCGCCAACTCCTCGATGCCGTGGGTGACGTTCCGGCGCTCCTGCTTGGCCGGCGCAGTGACGTGCTCGGAGCCAATCGCATGGCAGTCTTGCTGTTTGCCGACTTCCCGTCCATGCCTCCCGCCGAGCGAAACCTCACCCGTTGGCTGATCCTGGACCCCCAGGCGCGCGAACTGTTCCGGGACTGGAAAACCGTCGCCGCGGAAGCCGCCGGTTCCCTGCGTGCGGATACCGGGCGGCACCCCGACGATCCCCAGGCCAACCAGCTCGTGGGCGAACTCGCCGTGAACAGCGAACATTTCCGCCAATGGTGGGCTGGGCATCGAGTGGCGGCACGCTCGGCTGGCACGGTCCGCCTGCACCACCCCGCGGTGGGGGACGTGGAACTTAACTTCGAGAATCTGGCCCTGCCGGAGGACCCGGACCAGGTCTTGCGGGTCTACTCCGCGAAGGCAGGTTCGCCGTCGGACGATGCGCTGAAGTTGCTGGGCAGCTTTGGTGCGGGAACCGCATTTGGTGCGGGAACGGCGACGACGAGCCCGGAGCTGTCCGAGCGTCATGCAATGGGCGAGAGCTGA